GCCATTGCGATTAGCCGATCAGTGTGGGGCGCCGGGCGGGCACGGCGGCGGGTAGACCGGTATGCCGGCGCTGCCCCGGCCGCTGCCCGGGCCGACGCGGGGGCCCGACCAACAGGTCTTCGCTTTGTGTGGGGGCGCGGGCGAGGTCGGACCCGGAGGAGGGTCAGCGGGCGCGGCGTCCGCGACCCCGACGCCCAGGCTCAACGCGGCAACCAGCGCGGCGGTCGCGATAGCCAGTCGTTTGACGTCCATTGTTGTTGCCTCTCAGGCGGAAACCCGCCAATGCAACGGTGGTAATGCTTCAGATTTTCAGTCTATCGACGAAATGCCGCGGGCGCCGCTGCGTCGTCGGGGTCGGTCTGCGCGGCGTGGTGGTGGGTGCGGTACCGGCGGATTTCGTAGCCGAACAACGCCAGCCCGACCAAGCCGGTGCACGCGGAGATCAGCACCAGCAGTGGACTGACGTGGCCGGTGAGCGCGTCGCCGAGGATTACCACGGCCGAGGTTCCGGGCACCAGTCCCGCCACCGTCGCCAGCGTGTAGGGCAGCACCCGGACTCCCGACGCGCCGGCGGCATAGTTCAGCGGGGCGAACGGCACCACCGGGACCAGCCGCAGCGACAGCACCGCCAGCCAGCCGCGCTCGCGCAGCCGGGCGTCGACGCGGTCGACGGCCGCGTGCCGAACCAGGCGGCTGAGTTGCCAGCCCGCGGCCCGGACCAATCCCAGGGCGATCAGCGCGCTGACCGTGCTGGCCACCACCGCCAGCCCGATTCCGAGCGCCGGCCCGAACAACAGTCCGGCGGCGAGCGTGAAGGCCGTCCGCGGGAACGGCAGCACGGTGACGACGATGTGAGCGCCGAGAAACGCCAACGGCAACCAGGGGCCCATCGACGTCGACCAGTCCCGCAACTGGATCGCGCTCGGCAACCGGACCAGCAGCGCCACCGCGACCATGGCGGCGACCGCCAGACCGGTCCACGCGAGCCGACGCGTGGAAATCTGGCGCGCGGTGGTCGCCAGCGCCGAGCCCAGCGGGCGCAGCGAGTCGGCGATTCGGTCGATCGGGCGCCGGGTCACAGGGTGCAGCCTACGCGGCGCGTCAGCGGACGATCAGCGACAGCAGTCTGCGGCCCAAAGGCATTGCCGGTGAACGTGTTTCGTCGTTGACCGTGACGTCCGTACCGGACCGCAACCGCAGCTCGCGCTGCAGGGTGTCGTGCAGCGTGCCGGCCGCCGCCGGGCAGCCGTGGCAGGCGCCCGACAACCGGACGTTCACGCGGTCGCCCTGCACCGACACCAATTCGATCGCCCCGCCGTGCGATTCGGCCAAGGCGCCGACGGGTCCGGCGAGCAGTTCGGCGGCGATCGCGGCCAGTGCGGCGGTGTCGTCGACCGCGTCGACCCGCCAGGAGGCCGGATCCTGCAGGGCGTCGGACAGCGCCTGACGGATCACGTCGCCCCACTGCCGCCAGGTCTCGCCGCGGCGCAGGGTGATGAGCACATCGGCTGGGCGCACGGCGATTTCGTCGATCACCCCGTCGTCGAGCAGCGCGCCGAGACGCATTGGGGCCCCCCGCACCGCGCCGCGGGTGGGCAGCCGCTCGGCAGCGACCACCCAGCGCAGTTGCTGGGGGTCGGCGGTCGCTGTGGCGTGCAGCGGGATCATGCGCCCAGGCCCGTCGCGACCGAGCGCGCAACGAATGCCATCGTCCAGGCCAGCACGAACATGTAGCCGAACGCGAACGTCGGCCATCGCCAAGAATTGGTCTCGCGGCGCATCACCGCAATCGTGGACATGCACTGCAACGCGAACATGAAATACACCATCAGCGCAATCACCGTGGGCGCGGTGAAGATTCGCTGCCCGCGATCATTCGTCATCGTGGCCAACGCCTGCTGCGGAGCGTCCGGGTCGCTAGCGGCCGCTACCTGCCCGAGGGTCGAGACGAACACCTCGCGGGCCGACAGCGAGCCGACCAACGCGATGTCGGTGCGCCAGTCGAAACCGAGCGGCGCAAAGACCGGCTCGACGGCGCGGCCCACGTCGGCGGCGTAGCTGTGGTTCATCACGAACGCAGTGGCCTCGGTCGCGGACATCTCGCGCGTCTGCGCTTCGCGAATAGGCAGGTTGAGCAGCGCCCACAGCACCAGCGAGGTGGCCAGGATGATGGTCCCGGCCTTGCGCAGGAACACCCGCGCCGCGCTCCACATCGCCGCCAGCATCGCCTGGATCGACGGCAGCCGGTAGGGCGGTAGCTCCATGGTGAACGGCAGCAGGTCCCCACGCAGGATCGTGGATTTGACCACGAAGGCGGCGATCAGGGCCGACAGCCCGCCGCCCAGGTAGAGCAGGAACATCGTGACGCCCTGCGCGCTGAGGCCCCACCACCGCGTTTGCGGCGCCACCAGCAGGCCGACCAGCAGCGTGTACACCGGCAGTCGCGCCGAGCACGTCATCAACGGCGCGGTAATGATGGTGGCGATCCGGTCCCGCGAGGACGGCAGCGTCCGGGTCGCCATGATGCCCGGGATCGCGCAGGCGAACGACGACAGCATCGCGACGAACGCGCGGCCCTCCAGTCCGGTCTTGGCCATTACGCGGTCCATCAGGAACGCCGCCCGCGACATGTAGCCGACGCTCTCCAAGAAAGCGAGCAAACAGAACAGCAACACGATCTGCGGCAGGAACTGCAGGACGGTCCCGACTCCGCCGATGAGGCCCTGGCTGAGGAGTCCGCGCAGCACGGGGTTGCCGACGTGGTCGGCGACCTGGCCGCCGAGCCAGATCAGCGCGCTGCCGATGCCGTCCCGCAACGGCGCGGCGGCGGTGAACAGCACCTGGAAGAACGCGAACATCATCGCGAAGAACGTGACCGTGCCCCACAGCGGATGCAGCAGGACCCGGTCGATGCGGCGGGTGCGCTGATCCGGTTGCGGCGCAACGTAATCGGCGGCCTCGAGCACCGACTCGCCCCACGCGTCGATGTCGGCCGGGTCGGTCGGCGGCAGCACCGGCGGTCGCTGCCACTGCTCGAACGAGGCGAGCCGCTGACGGACGGCGTCGATGCCAGAGCCGCGGTGGGCCACCACCGGAGCGACCGGGATGCCGAGGGCCGCCGACAGCGCGCCGACGTCGATGCGGCCGCCACGGGCCGTGAGTTCGTCACCCATGGTCAGGGCCAGCAGGCACGGCTGGTCCAGGCGGAGCACCTGACCGATCAGCAGGATCGACCGCCGCAGGGTGGTGGCATCGGCGACCAGGATCAGCGCGTCGGGCGGGTCGATCCCGGGATACGAGCCGGCCAGCAGGTCGGTGACGACCTGTTCGTCCGGGCTGATCGGGTCGAGACTGTAGGTGCCGGGCAGGTCCTCGACCGCGACCGGGACCCCGTCGGTAGAAGTAGTGGTTCCGACACTGCGGCCAACCGTGACGCCCGGATAGTTGCCAGTCTTGGCGCGCAGCCCGGTCAGGTGGTTGAAGACGCTGGTCTTGCCGGCGTTGGGGCTGCCGACCAGCGCCACGCGGCGGACGTCGGCGACGGCGACCGCGGAGCCTTCGACGTCATGGCAGGCCGTCATCGGTCTGCTTCGGGAAGGACTTCGATGAGCTGAGCTTCGCGGCGGCGCAGGCACAGTTCGGTGTCGTGCACCCGGTAGATGGTCGGGTCGCCGAGTGGCGCCCGACGGACGACGTCGACGCGGGCCCTCGCCCGAAAGCCCAACTGATTTAGGCGGTTCGCGATCACCGGATTGGCCTCGGCGATCGTTCCCACCACCGTCGCCCACTGTCCGGGCGGCAGCTGGGCCAGCGCGATGGTGCGAGATTCACCGCGCGCGCCCCGTGGTTGAACAGCCATGATCGCCCTAACGTTAGCTGGCCTACCTTAGTAAGGTACTCCTCACTTCCACGGCCGTCATGGCTCGTCGAACCCGCTCGTCCGGTGTGAGGCGTGACACTCACGCCCATCATTTAGCCTGGTGGTCGGGTGACAGACCAGCGTCGGGATGTCACGTGCTGGACAAGGAGCCGCCGGTGTCAGTCGATGTGTCCGCTGAACCTGCCGACCTGGCACAAGGCCGTGCGCGCTGGCGCACCGCGGTGGCCGGGGTCCTGGCCAAGAGCACGAAGCGTGACGCTGACGATCTCGGGCCCGAGCCCGAGCAGATGCTCGAAACACCGACCTACGAGGCCGTCGCGATCCGCGCGCTCTACACCGCCCTCGACGAGCTGCCGGAACCACCGCTGCCGGGTGAATGGCCGTTCCTGCGCGGCGCCGACGCGCTGCGCGACGTCAAGTCCGGCTGGAAAGTCGCCGAGTCGATTCCGGCGACCCGGGTCGCCGGGGTGGCGGCCGAAGACGTCAACTCCGCGGTGCTGGCCGGACTCGCCGAGGGCGTGAGCGCGCTGCTGGTGCGGGTGGGGGAGTCGGGCATCGCCCCGGCGCAACTGGAGAAGGTGTTCGACGGCGTCTACCTGAGCATGGCGCCGGTCATCCTCGACGCGGGCGCCGACTACCGGGCGGCCGCCGATGCGTTGCTGGAACTGGTCAGTCGTGTCGAGGACGACCAGCGTGCGATTCTCTCGATCGACCTCGGGGCGGACCCGCTGACCGCGCCGCTCAGCGACCGGCCGGCCCCGACGATCGACGAGGTGGTCGGACTGGCGCGGACGGTGGCCGATCAGCCCGGGGTGCGGGCCATCACGGTCGACGGGCCGGCATTCCACAACCTCGGGGCCAACGCGACGTGGGAGCTCGCCGGCAGCATCGCCACCGCGGTGTCCTATCTGCGGGTGCTAACCGAGTCCGGGCTGCCGGTGACGAAGGCCTTGGCGCAGATCAGCTTTCGACTGGCCGCCGACGATGATCAGTTCCTGACGATTGCCAAGGTCCGGGCACTGCGCCGGTTGTGGGCGCGGGTGGCCGAGGTGGTCGGCGAGCCGGACCGCGGCGGCGCCGTCGTCCACGCCGAGACCTCGCTGCCGATGATGACCCAGCGCGACCCCTGGGTTAACATGTTGCGCACCACGCTGGCCGCGTTCGGCGCCGGCGTCGGCGGTGCCGACACGGTGCTGGTGTTCCCGTTCGACGTGGCGATCGACGGTGGATTCCCCGGCATGGCAACCAGTTTCGCGCGTCGGATGGCCCGTAACATTCAGCTGCTGCTGCTCGAGGAGTCGCACGTCGGGCGCATCCTCGACCCCGCCGGAGGGTCCTGGTTCGTCGAAGATCTCACCGACCAGCTGGCCAACCAGGCCTGGCAGAGCTTTCAGGCGGTCGAGCAGCGAGGCGGGTTCATCGACGCGCGCGGTTACATCACCGAGCAGATCGCCGAGATCGCCGCGCGCCGCACCGACGACATTGCGCACCGCAAGACCGCGATCACCGGCGTCAACGAGTACCCGAATCTCGCCGAAGCGGCCCTGCCGCAGTCTGATTCGGCCTACTCGCCCCTTGCGGCCGGCAAGCTGATTCGCTACGCGGCTCAGTTCGAAGCGTTGCGGGACCGGTCCGATGCCTTCCTGGAACGCACCGGCGCGCGTCCTACGGCGCTGCTACTGCCGCTCGGTCCGCTGGCGGAACACAACATTCGCGCGACCTTCGCGTCAAACCTGTTGGCATCCGGGGGAATCGAAGCGGTCAATCCCGGAACGGTCGACGCCGACGGTATCGCCAAGGCCGTCACCGACGCGGGCGCGCCGGTGGTGGCGGTGATCTGCGGGACCGACGGCCGCTACAGCGACGAGGCGTCGGCGGTCGTACGGGCCGCCCACGACGCCGGGGTCACCCACGTCTGCCTGGCTGGTCCGCAGAAATCGGTGACCGAGGCGGACCATCAGCCCGATGACTTCCTGACCGCGAAAATCAATGCGGTCGAAGCTCTTTCGAACCTGCTCGACCGGTTGGGGGCCTGACCACCATGACGACCACCACACCCGCTGTCGGCAGCTTCGCCGACGTGCCGTTGCAG
The sequence above is a segment of the Candidatus Mycobacterium wuenschmannii genome. Coding sequences within it:
- a CDS encoding TVP38/TMEM64 family protein, with product MTRRPIDRIADSLRPLGSALATTARQISTRRLAWTGLAVAAMVAVALLVRLPSAIQLRDWSTSMGPWLPLAFLGAHIVVTVLPFPRTAFTLAAGLLFGPALGIGLAVVASTVSALIALGLVRAAGWQLSRLVRHAAVDRVDARLRERGWLAVLSLRLVPVVPFAPLNYAAGASGVRVLPYTLATVAGLVPGTSAVVILGDALTGHVSPLLVLISACTGLVGLALFGYEIRRYRTHHHAAQTDPDDAAAPAAFRR
- a CDS encoding NifU family protein, which encodes MIPLHATATADPQQLRWVVAAERLPTRGAVRGAPMRLGALLDDGVIDEIAVRPADVLITLRRGETWRQWGDVIRQALSDALQDPASWRVDAVDDTAALAAIAAELLAGPVGALAESHGGAIELVSVQGDRVNVRLSGACHGCPAAAGTLHDTLQRELRLRSGTDVTVNDETRSPAMPLGRRLLSLIVR
- the feoB gene encoding ferrous iron transporter B, translated to MTACHDVEGSAVAVADVRRVALVGSPNAGKTSVFNHLTGLRAKTGNYPGVTVGRSVGTTTSTDGVPVAVEDLPGTYSLDPISPDEQVVTDLLAGSYPGIDPPDALILVADATTLRRSILLIGQVLRLDQPCLLALTMGDELTARGGRIDVGALSAALGIPVAPVVAHRGSGIDAVRQRLASFEQWQRPPVLPPTDPADIDAWGESVLEAADYVAPQPDQRTRRIDRVLLHPLWGTVTFFAMMFAFFQVLFTAAAPLRDGIGSALIWLGGQVADHVGNPVLRGLLSQGLIGGVGTVLQFLPQIVLLFCLLAFLESVGYMSRAAFLMDRVMAKTGLEGRAFVAMLSSFACAIPGIMATRTLPSSRDRIATIITAPLMTCSARLPVYTLLVGLLVAPQTRWWGLSAQGVTMFLLYLGGGLSALIAAFVVKSTILRGDLLPFTMELPPYRLPSIQAMLAAMWSAARVFLRKAGTIILATSLVLWALLNLPIREAQTREMSATEATAFVMNHSYAADVGRAVEPVFAPLGFDWRTDIALVGSLSAREVFVSTLGQVAAASDPDAPQQALATMTNDRGQRIFTAPTVIALMVYFMFALQCMSTIAVMRRETNSWRWPTFAFGYMFVLAWTMAFVARSVATGLGA
- a CDS encoding FeoA family protein, with the translated sequence MAVQPRGARGESRTIALAQLPPGQWATVVGTIAEANPVIANRLNQLGFRARARVDVVRRAPLGDPTIYRVHDTELCLRRREAQLIEVLPEADR
- the mutA gene encoding methylmalonyl-CoA mutase small subunit, with amino-acid sequence MSVDVSAEPADLAQGRARWRTAVAGVLAKSTKRDADDLGPEPEQMLETPTYEAVAIRALYTALDELPEPPLPGEWPFLRGADALRDVKSGWKVAESIPATRVAGVAAEDVNSAVLAGLAEGVSALLVRVGESGIAPAQLEKVFDGVYLSMAPVILDAGADYRAAADALLELVSRVEDDQRAILSIDLGADPLTAPLSDRPAPTIDEVVGLARTVADQPGVRAITVDGPAFHNLGANATWELAGSIATAVSYLRVLTESGLPVTKALAQISFRLAADDDQFLTIAKVRALRRLWARVAEVVGEPDRGGAVVHAETSLPMMTQRDPWVNMLRTTLAAFGAGVGGADTVLVFPFDVAIDGGFPGMATSFARRMARNIQLLLLEESHVGRILDPAGGSWFVEDLTDQLANQAWQSFQAVEQRGGFIDARGYITEQIAEIAARRTDDIAHRKTAITGVNEYPNLAEAALPQSDSAYSPLAAGKLIRYAAQFEALRDRSDAFLERTGARPTALLLPLGPLAEHNIRATFASNLLASGGIEAVNPGTVDADGIAKAVTDAGAPVVAVICGTDGRYSDEASAVVRAAHDAGVTHVCLAGPQKSVTEADHQPDDFLTAKINAVEALSNLLDRLGA